Proteins co-encoded in one Tautonia rosea genomic window:
- a CDS encoding deoxyribonuclease IV: MPTKARSQSKWVSRTFGAHMSIAGGHDRAVRAASALGMDCVQVFTKSNNQWKAKPLTDEQVAAFRQSLSETGVGSPVAHNSYLINLASPDDELWHKSIDAMVIELERAEALGILHLVSHPGAHVGSGEEAGLSRIALGLDEIHRRTSGFEAHIALETTAGQGSCLGHRFEHLRAILDRVHDADRLEICVDTCHVFAAGYRLGTRDEYNETIGELDRIVGLNRVRVWHLNDSVKPCGSRVDRHAGIGRGQLGLEPFGHLVADPRFAALPMILETPKGTEGGEDLDAINLRVLRDLETRARRDATDASRAARAS, encoded by the coding sequence ATGCCCACCAAGGCTCGCTCGCAATCGAAATGGGTTTCGCGGACCTTTGGGGCCCACATGAGCATCGCCGGGGGACACGATCGAGCCGTGCGGGCCGCCTCGGCGCTGGGGATGGATTGCGTTCAGGTCTTCACCAAAAGCAACAATCAATGGAAGGCGAAACCCCTGACCGACGAACAGGTGGCCGCTTTCCGCCAGAGCCTTTCGGAAACCGGCGTCGGATCTCCGGTCGCCCATAATTCCTACCTGATCAACCTGGCCAGCCCCGACGATGAACTCTGGCACAAGTCCATTGACGCCATGGTGATCGAACTTGAGCGAGCCGAGGCACTCGGGATTCTGCATCTCGTCTCCCATCCTGGCGCTCATGTTGGCAGTGGCGAGGAGGCTGGGCTCTCCCGCATCGCTCTGGGACTCGATGAGATTCACCGACGAACGAGCGGATTTGAGGCTCACATCGCGTTGGAGACCACGGCGGGACAGGGAAGTTGCCTTGGGCATCGGTTCGAGCACTTGAGGGCCATTCTTGACCGGGTCCACGATGCCGATCGCCTGGAAATTTGCGTCGACACCTGCCACGTCTTCGCGGCGGGCTATCGGCTGGGCACTCGAGACGAGTACAATGAAACGATCGGGGAGCTGGATCGGATCGTAGGCCTGAATCGGGTCCGAGTCTGGCACCTCAACGACAGCGTCAAGCCGTGCGGGAGCCGCGTCGATCGCCACGCGGGGATCGGCCGGGGCCAGCTTGGTCTGGAGCCGTTTGGCCATCTCGTGGCCGACCCGCGATTCGCCGCGCTGCCGATGATCCTGGAAACGCCCAAGGGGACCGAGGGCGGCGAGGACCTCGACGCGATCAACCTCCGAGTGCTCCGCGATCTGGAGACTCGGGCCCGACGCGACGCGACTGATGCCTCCCGAGCCGCTCGGGCCTCCTGA
- the nadA gene encoding quinolinate synthase NadA, translated as MPATSIDIYDEIEALKVEKDATILAHYYQDGEIQELADFTGDSLKLARAATTVDTGTIVFCGVHFMAETAKMLNPEKRVLLPDLQAGCSLADSCPAPLLKRRQDALRAAGRHFQTVTYINSSAAVKAISDWIVTSGNAEEIVRKIPEDVEILFAPDRHLGSYLEEVTGRKMILWEGACMVHEVFSVTDLLKIKRRKPEAKTIAHPECPVNIREHADYIGGTEAMIRFVEGFAEPTEFIVATEANMLWQLQHAVPRHTYLPAPGITCACNLCPHMARNTLEKLRDCLKTGEPEIQWQPEFERAGEVLRRSLLK; from the coding sequence TTGCCTGCCACATCGATCGATATTTATGACGAAATCGAGGCCCTGAAGGTCGAGAAGGATGCAACGATCCTGGCGCACTATTACCAGGACGGCGAGATCCAGGAACTGGCCGACTTCACCGGCGATAGTCTTAAACTCGCCAGGGCCGCGACCACTGTCGACACGGGGACCATCGTTTTCTGCGGCGTTCACTTCATGGCCGAGACAGCCAAGATGCTGAACCCGGAAAAGCGTGTCCTACTGCCCGACCTTCAAGCCGGTTGCAGTCTGGCCGATAGCTGCCCGGCTCCGCTCTTAAAGCGTCGGCAAGATGCACTGCGGGCCGCCGGAAGGCATTTTCAGACAGTCACTTACATCAATAGTTCGGCGGCCGTCAAGGCGATCTCCGACTGGATTGTGACCTCAGGTAACGCTGAGGAGATCGTTCGAAAGATCCCCGAGGACGTCGAAATCCTCTTCGCGCCCGACCGGCATCTCGGCTCGTATCTCGAGGAGGTCACCGGTCGGAAGATGATTCTCTGGGAAGGGGCGTGCATGGTGCATGAGGTCTTCAGCGTGACCGATTTGCTGAAGATCAAGCGCCGCAAGCCCGAAGCGAAGACCATCGCTCACCCGGAATGCCCGGTAAACATTCGGGAACATGCCGATTATATCGGCGGGACCGAAGCGATGATTCGTTTCGTGGAAGGCTTTGCCGAGCCGACGGAGTTCATCGTTGCCACCGAGGCCAATATGCTCTGGCAGTTGCAGCATGCGGTGCCCAGACACACCTATTTGCCCGCGCCCGGGATTACCTGCGCTTGTAATCTTTGCCCTCACATGGCACGCAATACGCTCGAAAAGTTACGGGACTGCCTGAAAACGGGCGAGCCAGAGATTCAATGGCAACCAGAGTTTGAGCGTGCAGGAGAGGTTCTCCGCCGCAGTCTCTTGAAGTGA
- the ppk1 gene encoding polyphosphate kinase 1 codes for MSEPTRSETIPIPYATPEGVPDGLSLDSSLFINRELSWLDFNERVLEEARDPSVPLLERLRFLAITASNLDEFFEVRVAGLQAQIYEQLEPQDPPPDGLSALTQLLEIGRRSRDFVARQYETWIDDLLPKLASAGIVVVSPDALTVDENTFLDTYFETEVYPVLTPLAIDPAHPFPHLHNKSLNLILRLERQERNRNRTDSQAPRQLYAVLQVPSVLSRLVRLPSDEVGQHRLVLLEDVIGPRLDSLFGGFRVVDHAAFRVTRNSDLSIQESDVKSSLLSIIQENLRKRMWGDAVRMEISDRADETFVSLLQNAPALDLDDRDVYRVPGPVALSALASLCKIEGYREFKETPWEPRLPSALASNASIFEAIRDRDILVHHPFESFDAVVQFVEHAAVDPQVLAIKQTLYRTAEDNPIIDALARAAGNGKQVTVLVEIQARLDEENNIVKARMLQKAGVHVVYGMVGLKTHCKAALVVRREPDGIRRYIHLGTGNYNPTTARLYTDLGLFTCRPDFGDDSSALFNLLTGYSQGHDWQKLVVAPYHLVDRVLEMIDRERRNAEAGKPARIIAKMNSLVDPRTIASLYAASQAGVQIDLIIRGICCLRPGIPGVSENIRVLSIIDKFLEHSRIAYFQNGNDPEVYLSSADWMPRNFNRRVELMFPIEDPRLHARIVRELLGVYLVDNTKSRLLRPDGSYERLRPEPDAPPLRAQTALQEEAVRREFPEAMRDALCRLQLPDRPGSE; via the coding sequence ATGTCCGAGCCAACGCGATCTGAGACCATCCCCATCCCTTACGCGACTCCCGAGGGGGTTCCCGACGGCCTCTCGCTCGATTCCTCACTGTTCATCAATCGCGAGCTAAGCTGGCTCGACTTCAACGAGCGAGTCCTTGAAGAAGCTCGCGATCCCTCTGTCCCCTTGCTCGAACGGCTCCGGTTCCTGGCCATCACCGCCTCGAACCTCGACGAGTTCTTTGAGGTTCGTGTCGCTGGACTTCAGGCTCAGATCTACGAGCAACTGGAACCGCAGGATCCTCCCCCCGATGGCCTGAGCGCTCTGACCCAACTGCTCGAGATCGGCCGTCGATCCCGCGATTTTGTCGCCCGCCAATACGAAACCTGGATCGACGACCTACTGCCCAAGCTCGCCTCGGCCGGTATCGTGGTCGTCAGCCCCGACGCGTTGACCGTTGACGAGAATACCTTTCTGGACACCTACTTCGAAACCGAGGTTTACCCGGTTCTCACGCCTCTGGCGATTGACCCTGCCCACCCCTTTCCGCACCTGCACAACAAGAGTCTCAACCTGATCCTCCGCCTAGAGCGTCAGGAGCGCAACCGCAATCGGACTGATTCCCAGGCCCCCCGGCAGCTCTACGCGGTGCTCCAGGTTCCTTCGGTTCTCAGCCGACTGGTTCGGCTTCCTTCCGACGAGGTTGGTCAGCATCGCCTCGTGCTGCTCGAAGACGTCATCGGTCCCCGACTCGATTCCCTCTTTGGCGGCTTCCGAGTGGTCGATCATGCCGCCTTCCGCGTGACCCGAAACAGCGACCTGAGCATCCAGGAAAGCGACGTCAAATCGAGCCTCCTCTCGATTATTCAGGAAAATCTCCGCAAACGGATGTGGGGCGATGCCGTCCGCATGGAGATTTCCGATCGGGCCGATGAGACCTTTGTGTCGCTGCTTCAGAATGCCCCGGCGCTCGACCTCGACGACCGCGATGTCTACCGGGTTCCCGGCCCGGTCGCCCTCTCGGCCCTGGCCTCGCTTTGCAAGATCGAAGGGTACCGGGAGTTCAAGGAAACCCCCTGGGAGCCACGACTTCCGTCGGCCCTGGCCTCAAACGCCAGTATCTTCGAGGCCATCCGAGATCGGGACATCCTGGTCCATCATCCCTTCGAATCGTTCGACGCCGTTGTTCAGTTCGTCGAACATGCAGCCGTCGATCCCCAAGTCCTCGCCATCAAGCAAACCCTCTACCGAACCGCCGAGGATAACCCGATCATCGACGCCCTCGCCCGGGCCGCCGGCAACGGCAAGCAAGTGACGGTCCTGGTCGAAATTCAGGCCCGGCTTGACGAGGAAAACAACATCGTCAAGGCCCGGATGCTCCAGAAGGCCGGTGTGCACGTCGTGTACGGGATGGTCGGCCTCAAGACTCACTGCAAGGCCGCGCTCGTCGTCCGGAGAGAGCCGGATGGGATTCGTCGGTACATCCACCTCGGCACAGGGAACTACAACCCGACGACCGCTCGGCTCTACACCGACCTCGGGCTGTTCACCTGTCGCCCCGATTTCGGTGACGACTCCTCGGCCCTGTTCAACCTCCTGACCGGATACTCCCAGGGCCACGATTGGCAGAAACTCGTGGTTGCTCCGTATCACCTGGTCGACCGTGTCCTGGAGATGATCGACCGCGAGCGTCGGAACGCCGAGGCCGGCAAACCGGCCCGGATCATCGCCAAGATGAATTCACTGGTCGACCCCCGTACCATCGCCTCGCTGTATGCCGCCTCTCAGGCAGGCGTGCAGATCGATCTCATCATTCGAGGGATCTGCTGCCTCCGACCCGGAATTCCGGGAGTCTCGGAAAACATCCGGGTCCTGAGTATCATCGACAAGTTCCTGGAGCACTCCCGGATCGCCTACTTCCAGAATGGCAACGATCCTGAGGTGTACCTTTCCTCGGCCGACTGGATGCCGCGCAACTTCAATCGCCGCGTCGAGTTGATGTTTCCGATCGAAGATCCCCGACTTCACGCTCGGATTGTCCGAGAGTTGCTCGGCGTCTATCTGGTCGACAACACCAAATCGCGACTTCTCCGCCCTGACGGCAGTTACGAGCGGCTCCGTCCTGAACCGGATGCCCCCCCCCTGCGTGCCCAGACCGCCTTGCAAGAAGAAGCCGTCCGTCGCGAGTTTCCCGAAGCCATGCGGGACGCCCTGTGTCGACTCCAGTTGCCCGATCGTCCAGGATCGGAGTAA
- the sixA gene encoding phosphohistidine phosphatase SixA, whose amino-acid sequence MRQLFVLRHGIAVAHGTPGYEDDERPLTPKGRTRLKEQLRGLKVLEVIPDRILSSPLPRARETAEIVARGLGIEDRLELVPELRPHASSSSIRRWLDVIPGDSVMIVGHNPAFSELISVLPLGPGTPFIAELKKGGLASFQVDPNGRYTLEWLMTPRVLRRLRT is encoded by the coding sequence GTGCGACAGCTTTTTGTCTTGCGACACGGAATCGCCGTGGCTCATGGGACTCCGGGATATGAGGATGATGAGCGTCCGTTGACCCCCAAGGGACGAACACGATTGAAAGAGCAGCTTCGGGGGCTCAAGGTGCTCGAAGTGATCCCCGATCGGATCCTGTCCAGTCCCCTGCCCCGAGCTCGAGAGACGGCTGAAATCGTGGCGAGGGGCCTCGGGATCGAGGATCGCCTGGAGTTGGTTCCTGAACTTCGTCCGCACGCTTCGTCATCATCGATCCGTCGTTGGCTGGACGTGATACCCGGCGATTCGGTCATGATCGTCGGCCACAATCCTGCCTTCTCGGAATTGATTTCTGTCTTGCCGCTTGGCCCGGGAACTCCGTTCATCGCGGAGCTGAAAAAGGGCGGTCTTGCCAGCTTCCAGGTCGATCCAAACGGGCGATACACGTTGGAGTGGTTGATGACGCCTCGAGTGTTGAGACGGCTTCGAACGTGA
- a CDS encoding dimethylarginine dimethylaminohydrolase family protein, which produces MSSTRRILMCAPKHFRIEYEINPWMNRRVGSDPDESGRQWQALHDALIALGVTVELMDPVQGLPDLVFTANAGLVYRDLFVSSRFRYGERQGETPIFDRWFADHGFTVEHTPSDHHFEGAGDALFCGETLFAGYRFRSDARTMQWVGDRIGVEVLPLELVDPRYYHLDTCFCPIAPDAAIYFPGAFDEYGRSVLWDRIRSLIEVSAEEAFSFSCNAVVVGRSVVLNEGAPKLAKALERHGYRAIPLKLTEFIKAGGSAKCLTFRLDGEDAALWRSTADRSKAV; this is translated from the coding sequence ATGTCCTCGACGCGACGGATCTTGATGTGTGCGCCGAAGCATTTCAGGATTGAATATGAGATCAATCCCTGGATGAATCGGCGCGTCGGGAGTGATCCGGACGAGTCGGGTCGGCAATGGCAAGCACTCCACGATGCGTTGATTGCACTGGGCGTGACCGTCGAATTGATGGACCCGGTTCAGGGGTTGCCGGATCTGGTCTTCACGGCCAACGCAGGCTTGGTGTACCGGGATCTCTTTGTCAGCTCACGATTTCGATACGGAGAACGGCAGGGAGAAACGCCTATCTTCGATCGCTGGTTTGCCGATCATGGATTCACCGTTGAGCACACGCCGAGCGATCACCACTTCGAGGGGGCCGGCGACGCCTTGTTCTGTGGCGAAACCTTGTTTGCGGGCTATCGGTTTCGCTCCGACGCAAGGACGATGCAGTGGGTCGGCGACCGGATTGGGGTGGAAGTCTTACCCCTGGAGCTCGTCGATCCAAGGTATTATCACCTTGACACCTGCTTTTGTCCGATTGCTCCGGACGCGGCGATCTATTTTCCTGGAGCGTTTGATGAGTATGGTCGATCGGTCCTCTGGGACCGTATCCGATCCTTGATTGAGGTGTCGGCAGAGGAGGCGTTCTCGTTCAGTTGCAATGCCGTTGTGGTCGGCCGATCGGTGGTCCTGAACGAAGGAGCGCCGAAATTGGCGAAGGCTCTCGAACGCCACGGCTACCGGGCGATTCCCTTGAAACTGACCGAATTCATCAAGGCCGGAGGCAGTGCCAAGTGTCTCACCTTCCGGCTCGATGGTGAGGATGCCGCCCTATGGCGTTCGACCGCGGACCGATCCAAGGCCGTCTGA
- a CDS encoding DinB family protein, with protein sequence MADETLLDLLDDVRGKTLKELQNLDDTHARWAPPGLQNSCLWHAGHAYVVTEFLTMKSLGREPQIPEGWFKMFSWESNPAHLSPDNWPPLEEVVAALKAQHERLRGVISDLTPEQLAANEPGNPNHSVRYGIVHGLHDEARHSGEISLLRKLMSRTFVVQSPPNF encoded by the coding sequence ATGGCCGACGAAACGCTGCTGGACTTGCTCGACGACGTACGCGGCAAGACGCTCAAGGAATTGCAGAACCTCGACGACACCCACGCTCGCTGGGCGCCACCCGGTCTTCAGAACTCGTGCCTCTGGCATGCCGGCCACGCCTATGTGGTCACCGAGTTTCTGACCATGAAGAGCCTTGGGCGAGAGCCCCAGATTCCCGAGGGATGGTTCAAGATGTTCAGCTGGGAAAGCAACCCGGCGCACCTTTCCCCGGACAACTGGCCTCCTCTTGAGGAGGTCGTCGCGGCCCTGAAGGCACAGCACGAACGGCTCCGAGGCGTGATTTCGGATCTGACTCCCGAACAACTCGCCGCCAACGAGCCCGGCAATCCGAATCATTCGGTCCGGTACGGCATCGTCCACGGACTTCACGACGAAGCCCGACATAGCGGCGAAATCTCCCTACTCCGGAAACTGATGAGTCGGACCTTCGTGGTCCAGTCTCCTCCAAACTTCTGA
- a CDS encoding ornithine cyclodeaminase translates to MAHTEANPGDSGPIEEIEVRGHIVDSLLLPKILDRILQMGGTFEIRECSIGTRRIDPSRALIAVRAGTADRLDEIVGDLIEHGAWPIHPEDVRSESADVAGAFPEGFYSTTNQPTQVRIGGRWIDVSDQEMDCGITINEAESTARCLPMADVMLGMPIVVGHDGVRVLPMERPRESSPFAFMSSSVSSEKPKAVSLRGVAESIRAMRDAGKKVLLVGGPAIVHTGSAGHVARLIREGWIQTLFAGNALATHDIEQAFFNTSLGVDLEQGEAIEHGHENHLRAINTIRRIGGIRQAVERGRLTSGIMFECIRAGVDVVLAGSIRDDGPLPDVITDTLEAQRAMRAACKDVGFALLIASALHGIATGNLLPASVQVVCVDINPATVTKLADRGTFQTIGMVTDVEPFLRSLALELTGA, encoded by the coding sequence ATGGCTCATACTGAGGCGAATCCTGGAGATTCCGGTCCGATCGAGGAGATCGAGGTTCGGGGTCACATCGTCGATTCGCTCCTGTTGCCGAAGATCCTCGACCGCATTCTCCAGATGGGAGGAACCTTCGAAATCCGAGAGTGCTCGATCGGTACGCGTCGGATCGATCCGAGCCGAGCCCTGATTGCGGTCAGGGCGGGCACGGCCGATCGACTCGATGAAATCGTCGGCGATCTGATCGAGCATGGGGCCTGGCCGATCCACCCTGAAGATGTCCGGAGTGAATCGGCAGATGTGGCGGGGGCCTTCCCCGAGGGGTTTTACAGTACGACGAATCAGCCGACGCAAGTGCGCATTGGTGGCCGATGGATCGACGTGTCGGATCAAGAGATGGATTGTGGGATCACGATCAACGAGGCGGAATCGACGGCGCGGTGTCTCCCAATGGCGGATGTGATGTTGGGGATGCCGATCGTAGTCGGCCACGATGGTGTTCGTGTCTTGCCAATGGAGCGCCCGAGAGAGTCCAGTCCGTTTGCGTTCATGAGTTCGAGCGTTTCGAGTGAGAAGCCAAAAGCCGTCAGTTTAAGGGGTGTTGCTGAGTCAATCCGAGCGATGCGAGACGCTGGGAAGAAGGTACTTCTCGTGGGGGGACCGGCGATCGTTCATACGGGGTCGGCCGGACATGTGGCGCGGCTGATCCGAGAAGGATGGATCCAGACCCTATTCGCCGGCAACGCTCTGGCAACCCACGATATCGAACAGGCTTTCTTCAACACGAGCCTGGGTGTAGACCTGGAGCAAGGTGAGGCCATTGAGCATGGTCACGAGAACCATCTAAGAGCGATCAACACGATCCGAAGAATCGGAGGAATTCGCCAGGCGGTCGAGAGGGGCCGATTGACCTCGGGAATCATGTTCGAGTGTATTCGGGCAGGGGTCGACGTGGTGCTCGCCGGTTCAATCCGGGACGACGGTCCGTTACCCGATGTCATTACTGATACCCTTGAGGCGCAACGAGCCATGCGAGCCGCCTGCAAGGACGTTGGGTTTGCGCTGCTCATAGCCTCGGCCCTTCATGGGATCGCCACGGGGAATCTCTTGCCGGCGTCGGTTCAGGTGGTCTGTGTCGACATCAATCCGGCGACCGTGACGAAACTGGCGGATCGGGGGACGTTTCAGACAATCGGCATGGTAACCGATGTCGAGCCGTTTCTTCGATCGCTCGCGCTGGAGTTGACCGGCGCGTAA
- a CDS encoding DUF1559 family PulG-like putative transporter — MHARSNTFRTTARLDHNDARRGIRRGIGPAEVLVVIVVVAILALLLMIGLAKSREVARSATCSRNLQQIGLALQLYEQVTQFTPYIAPLDDLNDASQGPLALMLQQLGRTEVTGIDLQIDPEPAPPLTEPLSERYLPDFVCPSDPIATSRVFPAPLNYRANTGDQPEGRRGPFAPGISMSFAEVEAGDGAAYTAAFSERLVGTAATSSETLRDYQLVPGPVPREGCPDLPDVLLQTEAGRSWLELGWQSTLYTHASAPQNPRSCIDEQGRTALMGASSGHVEGVRVLLMDGSVRVYARTINPAVWASLGTYRSDLTGDESPEAPSPPEPSEP, encoded by the coding sequence ATGCACGCACGCTCCAACACCTTCCGCACGACAGCCCGGCTCGATCACAACGACGCTCGTCGAGGAATCCGCAGGGGAATTGGACCGGCCGAGGTTCTGGTCGTCATCGTCGTGGTCGCCATCCTCGCCCTATTGCTGATGATCGGCCTGGCGAAAAGCCGGGAGGTCGCTCGATCGGCCACCTGTTCCCGAAACCTGCAGCAAATCGGACTCGCGCTGCAACTGTATGAACAGGTCACCCAGTTTACGCCCTACATTGCCCCGCTGGATGACCTGAATGACGCGTCGCAAGGACCTCTGGCATTGATGCTCCAACAATTGGGAAGGACCGAAGTGACCGGAATCGATCTCCAAATCGATCCTGAACCGGCACCACCCCTCACCGAACCACTTTCGGAGCGATACCTCCCCGATTTTGTCTGCCCGTCCGACCCGATCGCCACGTCTCGCGTGTTTCCAGCACCGCTGAACTATCGGGCCAATACCGGAGACCAACCCGAAGGCCGGCGCGGGCCGTTTGCACCGGGTATCTCGATGAGCTTCGCCGAGGTGGAGGCTGGAGATGGTGCGGCTTACACCGCAGCGTTCTCTGAACGACTGGTCGGCACAGCCGCAACCTCAAGCGAAACACTTCGAGATTACCAGCTCGTTCCCGGCCCGGTCCCTCGGGAGGGGTGTCCCGACCTTCCCGACGTTCTCCTCCAGACCGAAGCCGGTCGTTCCTGGCTCGAGCTCGGCTGGCAATCAACCCTCTATACCCACGCTTCCGCGCCGCAGAACCCTCGGTCTTGCATCGACGAACAAGGACGGACCGCCCTCATGGGAGCATCGAGCGGACATGTGGAAGGGGTGCGAGTGCTCCTGATGGATGGGAGTGTCCGGGTGTACGCCCGGACGATCAACCCTGCGGTCTGGGCCTCGCTCGGGACCTATCGAAGCGACCTCACCGGAGACGAATCTCCCGAGGCACCTTCGCCTCCCGAACCCAGCGAACCCTGA